A genome region from Erigeron canadensis isolate Cc75 chromosome 3, C_canadensis_v1, whole genome shotgun sequence includes the following:
- the LOC122592530 gene encoding DEAD-box ATP-dependent RNA helicase 31-like — MPINVLATPDFRIISSSVSLPVTLITMNHSLSSRTSPVAFFPNNNYQSISSCNNLGFPKLNVIGEKELLEFKVKQGRSEIMAAAGRLVEDDWVNDLTSGERHLYNGGGRGGGSRGGGRGGYTRNDDRNNNVGYGNRESRGGGRGGYTRNDDRNNNNNNNNNVVGYGNRESRGSFGGGNRGGSTRARGRFGGEYGGKEQGPRRENGRGGGGGRGRFGGEVQRRNHGYTRGGDSSKESGGWGSFFSSPQGREPYVRDAYRDDQRSGSSRIDDRFGGSGREDRFVSNRRGDRFGGGRDTNREDRFVSNRRDDRFGGGGRGRGSRGGGVRTSVNRGMERGSLVLAEEEGDVNNDDDEEGDAKLMDSYRELFSDEEEIDDFEDDEEDVEEDVVLGKGNSVSLPKVSGEGNESYLSESRFDQCLVSPLSLKGIKDAGYEKMTIVQEATLPVILKGKDVLAKARTGTGKTVAFLLPSIEVVVNSPQVGRDERWPPIVVLVICPTRELASQAAMEANKLLKYHPSVGVQVVIGGTRIASEQRRIQANPCQILVATPGRLKDHIMNTSGFATRIKGVKVLVLDEADHLLDMGFRKDIENIIAAVPKQRQTLLFSATVPPEVRQICHIALKKDHEYINTVEEGSEETHTQVQQKHMIAPLDKQFSLLYTLLKNHITDDGDYKVLVFCTTAMVTKLVADILSQLKLNVREIHSRKSQSYRTRVSDEFRKSKGLILVTSDVSARGVDYPDVTLVIQVGLPADKAQYIHRLGRTGRKGKEGEGILLLAPWEEFFLSTLRDIPITKADLPLIDPDTKKKVERALSYVDMKNKESAYQAWLGYYNSNKTVARDKSRLVELANEFSRSMGLDIPPALSKLVVGKMGLKNVPGLRFK; from the exons ATGCCAATTAATGTTCTTGCAACGCCGGACTTCCGTATAATCAGCAGCTCAGTTTCACTTCCTGTAACCCTAATCACCATGAACCACTCATTATCGTCAAGAACCAGCCCTGTTGCTTTTTTCCCCAATAATAATTACCAGTCAATTTCGTCGTGCAATAACTTAGGGTTTCCAAAATTAAATGTGATTGGCGAAAAGGAGTTACTCGAGTTTAAGGTAAAACAGGGGAGGTCTGAAATTATGGCTGCTGCAGGGAGATTAGTTGAGGATGATTGGGTCAATGATTTGACTTCTGGTGAAAGGCACTTGTATAATGGTGGTGGTAGAGGCGGCGGTTCTAGAGGTGGCGGTCGGGGAGGTTATACTCGAAATGATGATAGAAATAACAATGTAGGATATGGTAACAGGGAAAGTAGAGGTGGCGGTAGGGGCGGTTATACGCGAAATGATgatagaaataataataataataataataataatgtagtAGGATATGGGAATAGGGAAAGTAGGGGTTCATTTGGTGGTGGGAATCGGGGTGGTAGTACGAGAGCAAGAGGGCGATTCGGGGGTGAATATGGAGGTAAGGAACAAGGGCCGAGGAGGGAGAATGGGAGGGGAGGAGGGGGAGGGAGAGGGAGATTTGGGGGTGAGGTGCAGAGGAGGAATCATGGTTATACTCGTGGTGGTGATTCGAGTAAGGAGAGTGGGGGTTGGGGTTCGTTTTTTTCGTCTCCTCAAGGGAGAGAGCCGTATGTGCGTGATGCGTATAGAGATGATCAACGCTCCGGGTCTAGTAGGATAGATGATAGGTTTGGTGGTAGTGGTAGGGAAGATCGTTTTGTGTCGAATAGGAGAGGTGATAGGTTTGGTGGTGGTAGGGATACAAATAGAGAAGATCGATTTGTGTCAAATAGGAGAGATGATAGGTTCGGTGGTGGTGGTAGAGGGAGAGGAAGTCGTGGTGGTGGTGTTAGAACGAGTGTTAATAGGGGTATGGAAAGAGGAAGTTTGGTATTGGCGGAAGAAGAAGGGGATGTGAACAATGATGACGATGAAGAGGGGGATGCAAAATTAATGGATAGCTATAGAGAATTGTTTAgtgatgaagaagaaattgatgaCTTTGAAGACGACGAAGAGGATGTTGAGGAGGATGTGGTCTTAGGAAAGGGGAATTCTGTGAGTTTACCAAAAGTTTCTGGCGAAGGAAATGAATCTTATCTAAGTGAGAGCAG GTTTGATCAATGTTTGGTTTCACCCTTGTCTCTAAAAGGAATAAAGGATGCTGGGTATGAGAAGATGACCATAGTCCAGGAAGCAACACTTCCTGTCATCCTTAAAG GGAAAGATGTGCTGGCCAAGGCTAGGACAGGTACCGGAAAAACCGTCGCGTTTCTG CTCCCGTCAATTGAAGTAGTCGTGAACTCACCACAAGTTGGCCGTGATGAAAGATGGCCCCCAATCGTAGTCCTTGTCATATGCCCTACCAGAGAGCTTGCAAGTCAGGCTGCAATGGAGGCTAATAAGTTGTTAAAATATCATCCTTCTGTTGGTGTTCAAGTCGTTATTGGTGGCACCCGCATTGCTTCAGAGCAAAGGCGCATTCAGGCAAACCCGTGTCAG ATCCTAGTGGCGACTCCTGGAAGGCTTAAAGATCATATTATGAATACGTCTGGATTTGCCACTCGGATAAAGGGTGTGAAGGTTTTGGTTCTCGATGAAGCTGACCATTTATTGGACATGGGATTTCGTAAAGATATCGAGAATATCATTGCAGCTGTGCCAAAACAACGACAGACACTCCTATTTTCAGCCACTGTCCCACCTGAG GTTCGTCAAATCTGTCATATTGCTTTGAAAAAAGATCATGAATATATCAACACAGTCGAAGAAGGTAGTGAAGAAACGCACACACAG gtGCAACAGAAGCATATGATTGCTCCATTGGACAAGCAATTTTCACTGCTTTACActcttttaaaaaatcatattacGGATGATGGTGACTataag GTTCTGGTGTTTTGCACGACTGCCATGGTCACGAAATTGGTTGCAGACATACTCAGTCAACTGAAGTTAAATGTCCGAGAAATACATTCCAGAAAGTCCCAAAGTTACAGGACTCGGGTTTCAGATGAATTTCGAAAATCAAAGGGTCTTATACTGGTTACTTCTGATGTGTCTGCACGTGGAGTGGATTATCCAGATGTAACGCTTGTTATTCAA GTTGGGCTTCCGGCTGATAAAGCTCAGTATATACATCGGCTTGGAAGAACTGGGCGCAAAGGGAAGGAAGGGGAGGGAATACTATTGCTAGCACCCTGGGAGGAATTCTTCTTGTCTACCCTTCGGGATATACCAATTACAAAAGCTGACCTACCTCTCATTGACCCAGACACAAAGAAAAAG GTGGAGAGGGCATTGTCATATGTGGACATGAAAAATAAAGAATCAGCATACCAGGCCTGGCTGGGCTATTATAACTCTAACAAAACTGTTGCCAGGGACAAAAGCAGGCTTGTGGAACTTGCCAATGAGTTCAGCCGAAGCATGGGGCTTGATATTCCACCAGCACTTTCCAAACTTGTGGTCGGTAAAATGGGACTAAAAAACGTTCCTGGTTTGCGATTTAAATAA
- the LOC122591070 gene encoding replication stress response regulator SDE2 yields MDQLQSQSQSQIYQIITKLINGKSQTLNFKTPIIPISQIKSQIQTLTSIPIHHQLLISNGKTLQDDVVLHHETNSPTLHLLLRLRGGKGGFGSLLRGAATKAGQKKTNNFDACRDMSGRRLRHVNAEKKMEEWLAEETERKLEKVAEDFIKKQSKLAKKAGGGNGDGAEKYVEKYRNDSRKCMEDVEKSVRESLSSGFLKSKRKVEEGNGSVSKSKKLKIWMGKRKVDDSDSDDMGEEDSDDEEMADELDQSGVTNNENRSDSHKDADGSLASVNGGKVEGESSVGCSSESASEEEKENVAEERLGSVEESKDEVSLHEEADAPVVHEESIMNNLNDSVSLEMEKFTKPEFNDSEQKQCKLTSISDGQEAGTNDVEVENSDSKIVDEEKLSTRSDCPEPEKPLNFDEFNSAAEIEVLGMERLKSELQERGLKCGGTLQERAARLFLLKTTPLEMLPKKLLAKK; encoded by the exons atggatCAATTACAATCACAATCACAATCACAAATctatcaaataatcactaaacTAATAAACGGAAAATCacaaaccctaaatttcaaAACCCCAATTATCCCAATTTCCcaaatcaaatcccaaatccAAACCCTAACCTCAATCCCAATTCACCACCAGCTCTTAATCTCAAACGGCAAGACTCTCCAAGACGACGTCGTTCTACACCATGAAACAAATTCACCAACTTTACATCTTCTGCTGCGTCTGCGCGGCGGAAAAGGCGGGTTCGGGTCGTTGCTCCGTGGGGCGGCGACGAAAGCCGGGCAAAAGAAGACGAATAACTTCGACGCGTGTCGTGATATGAGTGGACGGAGGTTGAGGCACGTGAATGCTGAAAAGAAGATGGAAGAATGGTTGGCTGAAGAGACAGAAAGGAAGCTTGAGAAAGTTGCAGAGGATTTCATTAAGAAGCAGAGTAAACTCGCGAAAAAGGCGGGTGGCGGGAACGGCGATGGGGCAGAGAAGTATGTTGAAAAGTATAGGAACGATTCGAGGAAATGTATGGAGGACGTTGAGAAGTCGGTCAGGGAATCATTGTCGAGCGGGTTTTTGAAGTCGAAAAGGAAGGTGGAGGAGGGTAATGGGAGTGTGTCTAAATCGAAGAAACTTAAAATTTG GATGGGAAAGAGAAAAGTTGATGACAGTGACAGTGATGACATGGGTGAGGAAGATAGTGATGATGAAGAGATggctgatgaacttgatcaaTCTGGTGTAACAAACAATGAAAACCGATCTGATTCCCATAAGGATGCGGATGGAAGTCTAGCATCTGTCAATGGCGGGAAAGTTGAAGGAGAATCTTCagttggttgttcatctgagaGTGCATCGGAAGAAGAGAAGGAGAATGTTGCAGAAGAACGTTTGGGATCTGTTGAAGAGTCAAAAGATGAAGTTTCTCTTCATGAAGAAGCTGATGCACCAGTGGTACATGAAGAGAGCATAATGAACAACTTAAATGATTCTGTTTCTCTCGAAATGGAGAAATTCACCAAGCCCGAGTTCAATGACTCGGAGCAAAAACAGTGTAAACTTACAAGCATATCAGATGGGCAAGAGGCTGGAACTAATGATGTAGAAGTTGAAAATTCTGATTCTAAAATAGTTGACGAAGAGAAACTGTCTACAAGGAGTGATTGTCCTGAACCGGAAAAGCCATTAAATTTTGATGAGTTCAACTCAGCAGCTGAGATAGAG GTTCTTGGAATGGAAAGGCTAAAATCTGAGCTTCAGGAAAGGGGATTAAAGTGTGGGGGAACTTTGCAAGAACGTGCAGCCAGACTTTTTCTTCTGAAAACCACCCCACTAGAGATGCTACCAAAAAAGCTGCTTGCTAAGAAGTGA